The following proteins come from a genomic window of Gossypium raimondii isolate GPD5lz chromosome 5, ASM2569854v1, whole genome shotgun sequence:
- the LOC105770294 gene encoding serine/threonine-protein kinase-like protein CCR4: MGCFFCKSHPFSLLISSFLCFISFSFSFSTVSISETSNLTLVCALVPSPELNRSSLNCSSFPSPGIQTPFHPNDSFTGIVSGDGFLCGFRPSFSSSNVSVMHCWRFFNNGTTMEFKRIYRGPALNQLEAGNSHICGLNATNALDCWQWPEFNPTGDQNFSEIAVGEGFVCGLSEDGKISCRGNGAGVTGEEPKGNYQVIAAGFRHACAISRGNDLQCWGNTVVDDTPRGKFNALALGLNRSCALWTNGTVVCWGENNFSLPQELERHSFITIKAKRNVFCGVLTLDFSLFCWGDAMFNSTSMVFSQVLPGPCRFTCPCGSVSGSGSFCSNGGSICQACVSIAPSLPSAPSPQPQNRSTSSDWNGRMIAFLVVGCVGSFSLLLVVGFFVFRYCKGRGCRVHDSGRLEETVSPSPTNRVSNQPQASLAHAVLEKRPSQLTSLANTGGLEEFSLEVLIQATNNFSEDHKIGTGSFGSVYGATMDDGREVAIKRAETMTSTSSYAVGTVRQEDKGNAFVNELQYLSRLHHKNLVRLLGFCETSDERVLVYEYMRNGTLHDHLHKLQTSPFMSWATRLRIALDAARGIEYLHEYAVPPIIHRDIKTSNILLDATWTAKVSDFGLSLIGPEDEKSHLSLQAAGTVGYVDPEYYRFQQLTNKSDVYSFGIVLLELLTGLKAIHHNENGAPRNVVDFAVPYIGRNEIHRVLDSRVPAPTPFEIEGVASVGWVAAACVRAEGRHRPSMLEIVKSLEKALTDCLLPPTFSRSSTESST; this comes from the coding sequence ATGGGTTGTTTCTTCTGCAAATCCCACCCCTTTTCTCTCTtgatttcttcctttctttgttttatttctttcagtTTTTCCTTCTCCACTGTCTCTATATCTGAAACTTCTAACCTCACATTAGTGTGTGCTTTAGTGCCATCTCCTGAACTCAACCGATCCTCCCTAAATTGTTCTAGCTTTCCAAGTCCTGGGATTCAAACCCCTTTCCATCCTAATGATTCCTTCACTGGGATTGTCTCTGGGGATGGGTTTTTATGTGGTTTCAGACCTTCGTTTTCCTCATCCAATGTTTCGGTCATGCATTGTTGGAGATTCTTCAACAATGGCACTACCATGGAGTTCAAAAGGATTTACAGGGGTCCAGCTCTCAACCAACTCGAAGCTGGAAACTCTCACATTTGTGGTCTTAATGCGACCAATGCTCTTGACTGTTGGCAATGGCCCGAATTCAACCCAACCGGGGATCAAAACTTCTCTGAAATCGCTGTTGGCGAAGGATTTGTGTGTGGATTATCGGAAGATGGAAAAATTAGCTGCCGTGGAAACGGTGCTGGTGTCACTGGCGAAGAGCCTAAAGGGAATTATCAGGTGATTGCTGCGGGCTTTAGGCATGCTTGTGCTATCAGTAGAGGTAATGATTTACAATGTTGGGGGAATACGGTGGTCGACGATACGCCTCGGGGAAAATTCAACGCACTGGCTTTGGGACTGAACCGGAGCTGTGCATTATGGACTAATGGAACTGTGGTCTGTTGGGGCGAAAATAACTTCAGTCTGCCACAGGAACTGGAAAGGCATAGCTTTATTACAATCAAAGCAAAGAGAAATGTTTTTTGTGGAGTTTTAACATTGGatttttccttgttttgttGGGGTGACGCAATGTTTAACTCCACCTCTATGGTTTTCTCTCAAGTTTTACCGGGGCCATGTAGGTTTACATGTCCATGTGGTTCAGTGTCCGGATCAGGCTCATTTTGCAGCAATGGTGGATCTATATGCCAAGCTTGTGTGTCAATTGCGCCGTCCCTGCCATCAGCTCCCTCGCCGCAACCTCAAAACAGATCCACAAGCAGTGATTGGAATGGCAGAATGATAGCTTTCCTAGTTGTTGGTTGTGTAGGATCCTTCTCTTTGTTGCTAGTCGTCGGTTTCTTTGTCTTCAGATATTGCAAAGGTAGAGGTTGCCGTGTTCATGATTCAGGTCGCCTGGAGGAAACCGTGTCCCCAAGTCCGACTAACCGCGTTTCCAATCAGCCCCAAGCCTCGTTAGCACACGCAGTTCTGGAGAAGCGTCCGAGCCAATTGACAAGCTTGGCAAATACAGGTGGTTTGGAGGAATTTTCTTTAGAAGTCCTGATTCAAGCCACCAATAATTTCTCTGAGGATCATAAAATTGGGACCGGTAGCTTCGGTTCTGTTTACGGGGCCACGATGGATGATGGGCGTGAAGTGGCCATCAAACGTGCTGAAACGATGACGAGCACTTCATCGTATGCTGTCGGTACCGTGCGTCAAGAAGATAAAGGCAATGCTTTCGTTAATGAGCTGCAGTATTTGTCTCGCCTTCACCACAAAAACCTTGTCCGACTACTGGGATTTTGTGAAACATCGGATGAGCGTGTATTGGTATACGAGTACATGAGGAATGGCACACTCCATGACCATCTCCACAAGCTCCAGACTTCACCCTTCATGTCATGGGCCACACGGCTTAGGATCGCATTAGATGCCGCCAGAGGGATCGAATACTTGCACGAATACGCGGTACCACCCATCATACACCGTGACATAAAAACCTCCAACATTCTTCTCGATGCAACTTGGACAGCAAAGGTATCTGATTTCGGATTATCATTGATTGGCCCGGAGGATGAGAAGTCTCACCTCTCGCTGCAAGCAGCCGGCACAGTCGGATACGTGGACCCTGAGTACTACAGGTTTCAACAACTGACCAATAAGAGTGACGTTTACAGTTTCGGTATAGTATTGCTGGAATTATTAACAGGACTCAAGGCAATCCACCACAATGAAAATGGGGCACCGAGGAATGTGGTTGATTTTGCGGTTCCATATATCGGGCGTAATGAAATTCATAGAGTATTGGACAGCCGAGTCCCAGCACCAACCCCTTTCGAAATAGAGGGAGTAGCAAGTGTAGGATGGGTAGCAGCTGCTTGTGTAAGAGCAGAAGGTCGACACAGACCTTCAATGTTGGAGATTGTAAAGAGCTTGGAGAAGGCTTTGACTGACTGTTTGCTTCCCCCAACTTTCTCTCGATCCAGTACAGAATCCTCAACATAA